ttcgcaattcttcttgctaagaacccaaattttcgAGGAATAGGTACTggtgagatcattgtcttatacagtgagagctttgaccctatggtgagacgttttgagcggaacagtctttgtaagctgaaataggctctgttggctgacaacaaccgtgtgcggattcatcatcgtagctgttatcggttgtgattttcgaccccagataggagaaattgtcaacggtctcgaaattgtattcttcttcgtgtttgaccagtgcggtttgatgttgttggttggtttgtttttggtgctaacgttgtcaccatatagtttgtcttgccttcattgatgtgtggcccaagatctcgcgctgattaccgcctgctcgatctggatgaaggcagtttgtacgtctcgggtggttcttcccatgatgtcgatatcgctagcataggccagtagttaggtggacttaaagaggattgtactccttgcatttacctcaacattacggatcactttctccagggtcaggttaaagaggacgcatgatagggcaccaccttgtcgtagaccgttgttgacgttgaatggtcttgagagtgatcctgctgcttttatctgacctcgcacactggtcagagtcagtcttgtcaatttcgttaggataccgaattctctcatggtcgtgtacaattttaccctggctatgctatcataggcggcttcaaagttgATGAAACGAGAgcgcaattgatgtccatattctaacagtttttcctttgcttgccgcacagagaaaatctgatctgttgctgatttgcctggagtgaagcctctttggtatgggccaatgatgttctgagcgtttggggctattcggcctagcaagatagcggagaatatcttatagatggtactcagcaacgtgatacctctataattgctgcactgtgtgatatcttcctttttatgtatgagacagataataatgACTCTTTActagtcgtcagacattgattcgctgtcccacatcttgagcatcagttgatgaaccgctcggtgtaattggtcgcctccatatataaccaattcggctgtaattccatcggctccaggcgacttacgatttttaagtcgatgaattgcacggactcggCAGGATGAAAATCGAGGTgggtaaagcttcatcctgctaacttgttggtaaaacttgtgcgcctggtgcggttgctccctgtacttttcgagttcacagacctgttagttctcccaggcttcctttttccatctgtgaagttgcttctccgctcgccggaattcgtgataagtctctgcgcgtgctcgcgtcgGTTCcggtgctagcttacattcatcgtcaaaccagcctttccgactctttttgcggctggggccaagtatgtttttggccgtatttatgataacgttcttcaggtgattgtgaagatcatctccaggatctctgttaactgcggttattgcggcatccatttccctctaataggtgtcgcagagggctgtgttgtagatggcttcaatcTTAACTCTCATTTGATTGTCAGTCAGCTTGGggcgccatgccaacgagatagtgatccgagtctatattggcccccctatatgttctgaaattcatcaacgctgataggtggcggcgttcgatcaacacatggtaatgtttggttgaaagtgggctCGTCTGAAGAGGTATCATTTCGTCATTAAATACGCTACGCTCCATCCTCATTTAAGGAACCAaatattcttcgaaggattcttctttcgaacgcggctaagaattcataatttttcttgctaagtccTCGAGGAAGTAGGGCCTTTGACCGTGCGATGAAAcatttccagcggaacagttttctaAGCTGAATAGGCTCTTAactaccgtgcgcggatttcatcgcggtatttgttatcggttgtgattttcggtctTAGATAAGAGACATTTTTAAGGGTTTTAAAATTGTGTTCTCTTACCtttgatgtccggatagctgagtggttagagcacaaggctgccatACAGAAGGTTGCggctcaaacctcactggtctttgtgcaatttgtatcgtgatttgacgacggataccagtcgaatcagctgtgaatgagtgcctgagtcaaatcagggtaattatctcgggcgagcgcaatgcggaTCAAATTGCCTCCtgtagggtattgtaatcctgtagaaTGCCGTTACAGtctagaatgaagtgctccaatccaattgaattgttgcgccaacgattattttcttccgagttgtcacaatctcggcagatgccggattagTGTCAAGCATTTAGCCTTGGACGATCCTCCCTACCtgcttaaattataaaggggcgctggtggcggTGGCCGCCCCGCACCGGCGAGCACGTAtgaagaatggtatatttctgcatcgTTTGATCCAGACTGTGTTatagtcccaggacatcaagggaaaccgtgagggagcctgtagctgacaacactatgggaactacaaccactttctcaagacgccaaatttctttggtttCCCGAGCCAGTcgctcatagttcatcttctcTTTCGCGTATTTCCTTTCaacgttgctattatgggggatagcaacatgaaTAATATAGGCGGAGAGACCCGTCTGATCAACTAAGAGCCCGGCAGGTTTATTGTGTGGTGTATGACGATCTGTTAgaacttgccagtcctaataccgtatacggatgggctctgacatTTTGGCActctcagatgaacgcactggtaaggtggtatgccatccttcGATGACTGCTGCcgataactttattagtttgggatcaatgcgatacagactttggacataatcgatatagcaaccaaagaaatttctttggcctctagtttctGGTCCTCCAAttaccgaatcgataatgagttgctctttgcaaccccttgatccgaatcggcagcctttctgctccttaGACAGAAcgttgttgatctcgaggtgcacattgatctttacactaataatggacgttttgaatttgcagagagtttttaagtaagtaatCGATCTTTTGTCCGCGGGGTTTGCCACCGTGTACTTTTTtaggacaaggtaggtaattcccgcagtggggaaagatggaaattcctccggccgactgatGACGTGATTTATGCTATGGTATTGCGATTGTGTAtattggtaaatttcttatatgagaaactttgGTTAGGATCGACCAGGGCTCCTCCAGTTTtctgagctgtttatggctaatatgttaccgaagaggaagttcttcttcggtaacatttgcaaaattcatgccaggcgtagtaACATGGGGGGTGCCTTCGACGGTGATCCACACAGCATGCTCAGTGTGCTGGGCAGGTAGCCTGCAAAGCAACCATAGTATAGTATAGTTCCTATAAACCCTCTGCACCTTATTTCTTTCTCACctgttggcattgccagtgctgatttgaatcagggtagcaatgtcctgctttaGTGAGTCCTGCCGACGTTgcaaacgaattttccatgaaggatctcttcggtcattcAAACCAATCAGTCATCCGCTCCCTAAGCGAAGTACTGAAGTAGTCGCCAtagattgtggtgaaacagttGCAGCAGGCAGAGCAATGCTTctagtcgtcgtggcgcctagacgtcgaaccatcCCACGATTagcagtttcgacgccgtgctgtctatTGCGGTAGCCTGACCCAGTcagcaagtcagacgactcccgccgattATCCGTACTGGGCCTCAAATttttccttctcctcatttttgggtttgcaCTTTATCTCTAATTCCTTGGCATTTCGCTCggcaaattaattttgacaattttatatttttatgagtaactgccagCTGCCGGGatactgaagtttcttggctcGAGTTGTGATGTCCCACAATGTGGCGCGGGCTTTTCAGtatatttgaattttgttgaaatttcaaatgctgataattttaaacaagtcaggaaactggaaactgggagcttcaggtatgaaaggttttgtttgcttcttgtgtgagtatatttgagtgtagaactatccctaCGTTCAaatgtacgtagcccgttaagaatatgcatttagcatgtcagatttagtacttcggattgtaaatttacacggtaaagacaactttgaggtactgtaactttgttactaatagtatgattttgatcaaacttggaaataatatgcttcatattatattttatactattaccagcttttataactctgtgataaacttaaggggagttttactcaattttcccaaaaatatggcgatatactattattaacttaatttgaacagttatcggtatggagagtattttgaggcctgggcaccatatagaggcagtttcttgatttttttcagatttttcggttaggtagtttctgagaatgggtccgttaaagaaatcatcactttccatccctcccactcctcgcctttttaacaaatctcaaaactaagtctgacttcgaaaagtaattaagacctttcatttgataccccacatgactatatttggtgaaaaaaatgtttacaccccccttttacatgtatggtgaccccctaaatctcaacgtagaaggatatcactcattacaggtctgggggtccacaggtcccatcttctcaccaaatttagagtcaatcggtatagccgtttctgagaaaagtgcctgtgatagacagacagacagacagaccgacagacagacattaaaccgattttaataaggttttggtttgcaaacaaaaccttaaaaagggtcttTGAGAGATTTGTTAGATTGCAtcatagaagtgatttccgtcattagtgaaatttaggcggggagtctattttagaacaatttttgaaaataatgctGAAGTTTAAACCATTCTATACATTTTTTAGATGAAGAAATCGGTGGAAAATCTGGTATGGCCAAGTTTGTTCCAACTGATGACTTTAAAGCTCTGAACGTAGGATTCGCATTAGACGAAGGTATTGCATCGCCAAATGAAACCTTCGACGTGTTTTACGCAGAACGCAGTATCTGGTGTAAGTTCCTACCGATCCTAAACATAGTTGATAGGTTTTTAATGAGATTTTCCATAGTTATCCTGTTCCACATTTCTGGAAATGCTGGTCATGGATCTTTGCTGCATGAGAACACCGTTGGCGTGAAACTACGTTACATTATTGATCGAATGATGGATTTTCGTGAAGCTGAAGTGAAAAAATTGGCAAACAATAGCTCATTGAATCTTGGTAATGTGACGACAGTGAACCTTACTCGCGTACAGGGAGGAATCCTAAACAACATTGTGCCACCAAAACTGATGGTTTCCTTCGATGTGCGTTTAGCTCTTGATGTAGATCACCAGCAGTTCATTAAACAGGTAAGAAAATGCTCAGTATTCACGAAAATTTATCGGAAAATTAGAATCATGCTAGTTGAAGGCATAACCATAATATTAACTTCGCAGATTATTTCCTTTTATTGACtaaattgttgaaaatcatatatactgtatttcgggaaccaactgtccCTCTTATCAGGGTGCTCTCTTCTTTCATGGAGGGGACagtttgttcccgaaatatagtaTATGTGATTTTCAACAATACAATTTTAGTCAATAAAAGGACCTGCTCTCCTCCGCTTGTTTAACTTCAGGCTAACAAATAACTTCCTAACATCAACTATTGACTATCGGTTTCGGTGTTGAATGTGGTTTATTCTGGTTATTATTTCATTTATGATGACTTCCTTCTACAGTTGGAGAAATGGTGTGAAGAAGCCGGCGGCGGTATCGAAATCACATATGAGAGCAAGGAGCCCTACGTGCCACCAACGCCGATTGATGATAGTAACATATATTGGAAAGCATTCAAAGGTTCCCTCGACTCTTTGTAAGTCATTAAAATCATGATATGTTTTGAGCTAATCATTCCTCCTTTTTTCAGAGGTCTTAAAAGTAGGACGTTAATTTTCCCGGGTGCTACCGACAGTCGTTATATCAGAGCGGCCGGTATTCCTGCTATTGGATTTTCACCCATGAATAACACTCCTGTGTTGCTGCATGACAATGACGAATACATTGACGCAgatatttatttgaaaggaatcGAAATTTACAAAACTATTATTCCTAATATAGCTAATGCTTGAAAGCTTTACCCAGAATGCGGTTAATCATTAgttgtttttttatattatgTTTTATTTTGCGCCTCTCGATATTCCAGGGGTAAGATGCTTCCTTCCTCATCGCGTTATAgatagaaaacaaattttatctgCCTTCTAATATAAAAGAACAActactattaaaaaaaaagcgGACAAACGAGAAgcttaaaaaataaagaaaactataAAGTTAATCATTGTTGTTTCTTGGCTTAAGAATAAATTGTATTGATCGAAAATTTATTGAGTTCTATACATGAGAGTTCATTGTTACCAGACCCAGGGTTTGTATAAAGTGGAATTTGCAACCAAAATATTAGCTTAACAAGAAGAATGCCGATAATGCCTTCAGGAAATCAGGAAATCATCTGGAGTTCGAGCAAATGATACAAATTTTCAATAGCTTAAGGTTCACCGATTGGGGCGGCATATACAATAACCATTCTCGTTCCGAAAAGAAAGTCCTGCTGGAAAAcaaacttcttccttttcttcagcctttgtcccgttcacaagcggggctcgtcgtgatcggtttcgccatttcgctctatcaaatgcctgatctggatgcaatctagaggcttttaaatcaccatccagcgtatcaacgcaccgttgtttcggcctgttttttggtcgtttaccatcgacttcgatgttcagacgaatcttggcaaatgacttctctctctcacaatttttctacGTTGGTGCTGTCCCATAAGgaacgcggatatcctcatttcgaatgtgataaaATCGTGTGACGTCATTAGTCcaccgcaacatctttgtctcggtTACCGTAAaacgccgctcattgtcttttattgtcggccaacactcagaaccatagagagcgactggacggacgacattgcggtaaattttagatttgagacgttcgttgatacgtcgatcacaaagaacaccagttgtggaacgccactcatccaggttgcgttaatgcgtgaaacaatttcataacacagttctccattggctgatagcgttgacccgagatatttaaatcgctcagttctgttcaGATCCCTGCCACTGGCAATGATTGTGCTTGTCTTATGGGGAtcagttgtcaaaaattcagctttgtttagattcaatctgagaccgtgttgcatgaggtgatcattcaatttttggacaagttgctcaagatcatttttgctactagatgctaggaaaacatcatttgcacgttggatatcccgtgtcacggtgtccataacaag
The DNA window shown above is from Hermetia illucens chromosome 5, iHerIll2.2.curated.20191125, whole genome shotgun sequence and carries:
- the LOC119658059 gene encoding aminoacylase-1-like; the encoded protein is MAAWENNEEIKLFQEYLRIPSTHPDVDYEPCVEFLKRQAQNLGLPIRIYHPTDPKKPTVIITWTGTQPELPSIVLNSHMDVVPVYPEKWTHPPFGAEIDSKGRIFARGTQDMKSVGMQYLAAIRALKKEGKRFKRTIHIMFAADEEIGGKSGMAKFVPTDDFKALNVGFALDEGIASPNETFDVFYAERSIWFILFHISGNAGHGSLLHENTVGVKLRYIIDRMMDFREAEVKKLANNSSLNLGNVTTVNLTRVQGGILNNIVPPKLMVSFDVRLALDVDHQQFIKQLEKWCEEAGGGIEITYESKEPYVPPTPIDDSNIYWKAFKGSLDSLGLKSRTLIFPGATDSRYIRAAGIPAIGFSPMNNTPVLLHDNDEYIDADIYLKGIEIYKTIIPNIANA